One Plasmodium sp. gorilla clade G2 genome assembly, chromosome: 12 genomic window carries:
- a CDS encoding vacuolar-sorting protein SNF7, putative: MRFWFSKKKNSPEYSDNKKKNNDEIYKAILKNREAIDALEKKQVQVEKKIKQLEIEAKQKVQNNQMNSAKILLKRKKLYEQEIENILNNRLTLEDNMINLENMHLHKIAVSALSYAANTHKKLNNEINPQKVEKIIDTIQENKDMQEEINQALSFNLINNVDDDEIDKELNLLKEQSLEEKLSAKVNNIPPIPNENINIPNKQRQNINFNEESDDEELKELIGEMT, translated from the exons ATGAGATTTTGgttttccaaaaaaaaaaatagtccTGAATatagtgataataaaaaaaagaacaat GATGAAATATACAAAgctattttaaaaaataggGAAGCAATAGATGCTTTAGAAAAGAAGCAAGTGCAAGtagagaaaaaaattaag caACTGGAAATTGAAGCAAAACAGAAAGTTCAGAATAATCAAATGAACAGTGCcaaaatattattgaaacgaaaaaaattgtatgaacaagaaatagaaaatattttaaataatagatTAACTTTAGAagataatatgataaatttagaaaatatgCATTTACATAAAATTGCAGTTAGTGCATTGTCTTATGCAGCTAATACACACAAAAAGCTTAACAATGAAAT TAATCCCCAAAAAGTGGAAAAAATTATTGACACCAtacaagaaaataaagatatgcAAGAAGAAATTAATCAAGCCTTAAGTTTCAACCTCATAAATAACGTAGATGat gaCGAAATCGATAAGGAACTCAATTTATTGAAAGAGCAAAGCTTGGAAGAAAAACTca gTGCTAAAGTTAATAATATACCCCCAATACCAAATG aaaatattaatattccAAATAAGCAAAGACAAAATATAAACTTTAACGAGGAG TCTGATGACGAAGAATTAAAAGAGCTTATTGGAGAAATGACCTAA